One region of Ananas comosus cultivar F153 linkage group 9, ASM154086v1, whole genome shotgun sequence genomic DNA includes:
- the LOC109715134 gene encoding RCC1 and BTB domain-containing protein 1 → MDIDEVLCGVRVVNLPAKSAIYVWGYNHSGQTARKGKECHLRIPKSLSPKLFKCGLENLRWLDIACGREHTAAVVSDGSLFTWGSNDYGQLGDGTEESTKQPKKVKLLQTEFVKAVSCGAHCTAAIAEPRENDGTLSRSRLWVWGQNQGSNLPRLFWGAFTPNTVIRQVSCGAVHVVALSEDGLLQAWGYNEYGQLGRGFTCEGLQGARLLSAYAKFLDEPPELVKIIHVSCGEYHTAAISEYGEVYTWGLGSMGQLGHCSLQYGDKELLPRRVVALDSIVIKDVACGGVHTCAATAEGALYAWGGGQAGQLGLGPQNGLFSCTLNGSEMLLRNLPAFIIPSGVQLVTCGHSHTLVSMRDGRIYGWGYNNYGQAANDKSTYAWYPSPVDWCVGEVRRLAAGGGHSAVLTDACSLKELCEFKLAESVNLSNAFLIEDVASRTGADSLSRLCERLREHFLNQIDCDCEENVDTD, encoded by the exons ATGGATATTGATGAGGTGCTGTGTGGTGTCCGAGTTGTAAACCTTCCCGCAAAGAGTGCAATCTATGTATGGGGATACAACCATAGCGGGCAGACGGCAAGAAAGGGCAAGGAATGCCATCTGAGAATTCCCAAAAGCCTCTCTCCAAAGCTTTTTAAATGTGGACTGGAGAATCTGCGGTGGCTGGATATTGCTTGCGGTCGTGAGCACACCGCAGCTGTAGTCTCTGATGGGTCATTGTTCACGTGGG GTTCAAATGATTATGGTCAATTAGGAGATGGAACTGAGGAGAGCACGAAGCAACCGAAAAAGGTTAAACTATTGCAAACTGAATTTGTGAAAGCTGTGTCGTGTGGAGCACACTGTACAGCTGCTATTGCAGAACCCCGAGAAAATGATGGCACATTATCTAGAAGTAGACTTTGGGTGTGGGGACAAAATCAG GGTTCGAATCTTCCACGCTTATTTTGGGGGGCCTTCACTCCAAACACA GTTATTCGTCAGGTTTCTTGCGGAGCAGTTCATGTTGTAGCCCTATCTGAGGATGGCCTTCTTCAAGCATGGG GCTACAATGAGTATGGTCAGCTCGGCAGAGGCTTCACGTGTGAAGGACTACAGGGAGCTCGTCTATTGAGTGCTTATGCTAAGTTCCTAGATGAACCTCCTGAGCTTGTGAAGATCATACATGTGTCATGTGGGGAGTACCACACTGCTGCAATCTCAGAATATGGCGAGGT GTACACTTGGGGGCTAGGAAGTATGGGGCAGCTTGGACATTGCTCCCTTCAATATGGAGATAAAGAGCTACTTCCAAGACGAGTGGTTGCTCTTGACAGTATAGTCATCAAGGATGTTGCTTGTGGTGGTGTGCATACATGTGCTGCAACTGCAGAAGGTGCCCTCTATGCGTGGGGTGGTGGGCAAGCAGGGCAGTTGGGTCTGGGCCCCCAAAATGGCCTCTTCTCGTGCACACTTAATGGGTCTGAGATGCTGCTCCGTAATCTCCCAGCATTTATCATACCATCTGGGGTGCAACTTGTGACTTGTGGTCATTCTCACACCCTTGTCTCCATGAGGGATGGGAGGATATATGGATGGGGCTATAACAATTATGGCCAGGCAGCGAATGATAAATCTACTTACGCGTGGTACCCTTCTCCTGTTGATTG GTGTGTGGGAGAGGTGAGAAGATTGGCAGCAGGTGGTGGTCATTCAGCTGTTTTAACAGATGCTTGCTCGTTGAAGGAATTGTGTGAGTTCAAGCTTGCTGAGAGTGTCAATCTGTCTAATGCTTTCCTAATTGAGGACGTTGCATCCCGGACAGGTGCAGATTCCTTGTCACGCCTGTGTGAAAGATTAAG GGAACATTTTCTTAATCAAATTGACTGTGACTGCGAAGAGAACGTGGACACTGACTAA